The following coding sequences are from one Ammospiza nelsoni isolate bAmmNel1 chromosome 5, bAmmNel1.pri, whole genome shotgun sequence window:
- the GOLT1B gene encoding vesicle transport protein GOT1B has translation MISLSDTQKIGMGLTGFGVFFLFFGMILFFDKALLAIGNVLFVAGLSFVIGLERTFRFFFQKHKMKATGFFLGGVLIVLIGWPLVGMILEIYGFFLLFRGFFPVVVGFIRRVPVLGYLLNLPGISSLVDKVGESNNMV, from the exons agaTTGGAATGGGACTAACAGGCTTTGGCgtgtttttcctcttctttggAATGATACTCTTCTTTGATAAAGCTCTTTTGGCTATTGGAAAT GTTTTATTTGTGGCTGGCTTGTCTTTTGTTATCGGTTTAGAAAGAACATTCAGATTCTTCTTTcaaaaacacaaaatgaaagCAACAGGCTTCTTCCTGGGTGGTGTGCTCATAGTTCTCATTGGCTGGCCTTTAGTAGGAATGATCCTGGAAATTTATGGGTTCTTCCTATTGTTCAG GGGGTTCTTTCCTGTGGTGGTTGGCTTTATTAGAAGAGTTCCAGTTCTTGGGTATCTCTTGAATTTACCTGGTATAAGCTCG CTTGTAGATAAAGTTGGAGAAAGCAACAACATGGTATAA